TCCACCGTGATAATCTCAGCTCTCTTCTTGGTTTTATTTCGTCTTCTCACAAGTTCCCCTCTTTTTTGTGATTTTCTTCCACAAACAGGGGAAGCCTCCAGATTGGCAGGACTTCGTTGGAATCATAACCTTGCTCGTGATTAACTCGACGATTAGCTTCATTGAGGAGAACAATGCCGGTAATGCTGCCGCTGCTCTCATGGCACGCCTCGCGCCCAAAGCCAAGGTTACAGATAGGACCCTACATCCCACTGCAATTACTTTCCATGTTAAATTTTCCAAGCTTCTTTATTCTGTTTCTTATGATTTGGATGGGTTTTGTACAAACTGTTATTTAAGAAAATAGATAACAACTTGAattgaaaagagagaaaaaaaggaatcTTTTTGGATGATCTTGCTGCTAATATGAAAAAATTTCAGGTGCTTAGGGATGGTCGGTGGAATGAGGAGGAAGCTGCCATCCTTGTTCCCGGAGATATCATTAGCATCAAGCTTGGAGACATCATCCCTGCAGATGCTCGTCTGCTTGATGGAGATCCTTTGAAAATAGATCAGGTTAatgccttttattttattttattttgtaagcTAATTTTCTGCTTTATCTCATCGTCTTTTGATGTTTTCTTCCTAGAGTGCCCTTACCGGAGAGTCTTTACCAGTTACCAAAGGTCCTGGAGATGGTGTGTATTCTGGTTCCACTTGCAAGCAAGGTGAGCTCGAAGCTGTTGTCATTGCTACAGGTGTGCATACCTTCTTTGGCAAGGCTGCACATCTCGTGGACTCCACTAACCAAGTTGGGCactttcaaaaggcaagtttaagACGTCTGCTTTTTATTTTTCTCCCTGGCATTCTGCCTTTTCAGTTCTGTCAGATTATTGTGTTTTCTGTTGTAATTTGCTTAAGGGCTTTTGCTGCCAATTTGTCTTTACAGGTCCTGACGGCCATTGGGAATTTCTGCATTTGCTCAATTGCAGTGGGAATGTTTGTGGAAATCATTGTGATGTATCCAATTCAGCACCGAGCATATCGCCCAGGAATTGACAATCTTTTGGTTCTTCTCATTGGAGGAATTCCCATAGCTATGCCAACTGTTCTGTCAGTCACAATGGCAATTGGTTCCCATCGCTTGGCTCAGCAGGTCTGTGAAAATCTCTTGTAGTGTTTTTGGTTACTTTAGTCACCATCATATTCGGGAAGTCCCTTATCCTCCAGTGTGGTGAGAATTTTAGAAGATAAATTGTACTGAACATGTGTTTTTAAATGTTATTGTCTCACTTAATACTTAGTAACTATAACAAAATATTTCAATGTCTTGGACTCGAAGATTTGTGACATCATGGTGTGTATCctacaataatcaatataatgGATATTGGAGTCCAGGAAAGACTGGTAATGAACTGtctaagaagaatcatagtagcaTAAAGAAGGATTAAAGAGGGCAATGGGAGGTTGCTGTGACTTATTGAACATTGAATTAGAGATTAATTAACTAATGTATTATATTGCTTGATTTTGAGGTAGTTGGGATTTGATGCAGGGAGCTATCACAAAGCGGATGACTGCAATCGAAGAAATGGCCGGGATGGATGTGCTATGCAGTGACAAGACTGGAACTCTTACTTTGAACAAGCTCACAGTAGATAAGAACCTGGTTGAGGTCTGCCTAGACTAGGGATTGCTCATTTGATTCTCCTTTCTATTTACTTTGTATAATGCCCTAGTTTCTCCATCTATTCTCACTTTGACAAATTTACTTCATTTACTAGGTTTTTACAAAAGGTGTAAGCCAAGACACTGTAATTTTGATGGCTGCTAGAGCCTCAAGAACTGAAAACCAAGATGCTATAGATACCGCTATTGTTGGGATGCTTGCTGACCCAAAGGAGGTTAGTTGTTGCTTCTGCATTGTCATACGTGTCTGATTAAAGTGTCGAATCTTATCGTAACTTCTGTTTGTTTCAACTATCATCGGTCTCTTCTTTCTTGTATGTTAAAAGGCACGGGATGGCATTCAAGAAGTTCATTTTCTGCCATTCAATCCTACCGACAAGAGGACTGCATTAACTTACATTGATAGTGAGGGGAAAATGCATCGGGTTAGCAAAGGTGCACCAGAACAGGTATAAGCTTCCtggcattttatttatttttttcacatAATTTATGGGACCTGATGACCGCTTGTCTGTTATGCTTCAGATTTTAAATATGGCACACAATAAGACAGAGATTGAGCGCAGGGTCCATGCTGTGATCGACAAGTTTGCAGATCGTGGGCTTCGGTCACTTGCTGTTGCATACCAGGTGGAAAATAGATGACAAACACAATTTCTTCTACTGTCTAATGCATTTATCTAGTTGGTTACTGATCCTTTTGACTCTCTAATTGTCTGTTCTCTCCAGGAAGTTCCAGAGGGAAGGAAAGAGAGTCCAGGAGGTCCATGGCAATTTATTGGTCTCATGCCACTTTTTGACCCTCCTAGACATGACAGTGCAGAAACAATTCGCAGGGCTCTAAATCTTGGGGTCAATGTCAAAATGATCACAGGTGTGGTGTCTGTGATAGAAAGTTATTTTTACTTTTCTGCTTCAACTTCCACTTCCTGTAAactatgaatcactatgtgaggtCATTGCTGGGGAAGCAAAATGATTGTGGCATTTTATTGAAAACAAAGTCCGATGCGgtaaatgaaaagaagaaaatcaTGTGAGGAGTCTTGACTTCATCTATGACATACTTTTGAGATAATCTGGAATATCACCTATTGGATTTATTGGGTCTAGGTTTGAATCATTTCACCAGCAATCAAGACATGAATATTATAAGCTGACATTAGAACAGATCAGAAGACTGCAACTACCATAAAAAGTCACTTTTAATTATGTCATCATATAGGACTTTGGGTGTAAGCTGTGTTACATTACTGAAAGGATGGTGCGTCAGGTCTCATCTAGTTTTGGTGTATGGTGGAAGTGATGCAGTTATGTGGAGTGCAGTTGATGCAATAATCAGATTGCAAAATTCTGTGCTTTCTCTAAATAAATGTGCTTAAAGTATGTGAAATGCTTTGGCTGGAcgttgcatgtatatatatatatctattttaACAATTATTTCTTTAAACATCCGTAAAATATCTGGCCAGTTGCTATTATCATGTTAGATGGGCTAAAGATTTATATCAtgcaaattttcttctttaatatCAGGGTGGCTGTTCTCGCCCACTAGTTAAGGGAACACTGGTGTTGGTTTCATGTTCTGTATCATGATTGCCTGACTAAACCAGGTTTTACAATTTCAATCAGGTGATCAGCTGGCAATAGGGAAGGAAACTGGTCGTCGTTTGGGGATGGGCACAAATATGTATCCTTCATCTGCTCTGTTGGGACAAAACAAGGATGAGTCAATAGCTGCTTtgccaattgatgaattaattgaGAAGGCTGATGGTTTTGCTGGTGTATTTCCAGGTATTCTCACTGTTCTTTGCTTAGACAAGTTTCTCACAATTTCATTTCCTCGGGAAGCAATGGTCATATTTTTCTGTTTTCAGAGCATAAGTATGAGATTGTTAAGCGCTTGCAAGCAAGGAAGCATATTTGTGGTATGACTGGTGATGGAGTAAATGACGCTCCTGCCCTCAAGAAGGCTGATATTGGAATAGCAGTTGCAGATGCAACAGATGCGGCTCGTAGTGCATCTGATATTGTACTCACAGAACCTGGTTTGAGTGTTATAATAAGTGCTGTCCTTACAAGTCGTGCGATCTTTCAGCGGATGAAAAATTATACTGTATGTTACAATCTGCAACCTAACTGTTCATTTGTAAATATTTCATCATCTGTCTCGGTTTGCTTCTGCCAGTTCTGATGAGTGATCTAACGTTTTGCAGATATATGCAGTTTCCATTACAATCCGTATCGTGGTATGTTCCAGTCCGTAATTGTCATCATTTTGGTATATTGTATTATTGTGATATTTGAGCAttcttttatttgatatttttatgtttttctaGAAAGTGTGCTGTGGAAAGATGATTTGACATACAATTGCTACTTCATTttccgaaagaaaaaaaaaaaaaaaaaactttccatGTGGATTATTTAAAACATTTATGTGAATTTAGTTTTAAGTAACAAGGATAACTTCTTGATTATATGTATCTGGAAACAGCACACTAATGTCATACATGTTTGTTTTTAACAGCTTGGATTCATGCTGCTTGCTCTTATATGGAAGTTCGACTTTCCACCTTTTATGGTCCTTATCATTGCGATCCTCAATGATGGTAATGCTTCTGTATGCTGCTTCCCTTTTTTGCTCAATGGTGACTTAACAGCTCTGTCATTCGTAAATGGTCTAGGACTGTCGATTGTGATAATTTCAATGCATAATCTTGTAGTTTCTACCATATGATAGGCCTCCTGTCATGATAAACTCTTCATTAATATGTCAGGtaccataatgaccatatcgaaggACAGGGTTAAACCATCTCCTCTTCCTGACAGCTGGAAACTTGCCGAGATTTTTGCAACTGGAATCATTCTTGGTGGTTACTTGGCAATGATGACTGTCATTTTCTTCTGGGCTGCTTATAAAACTAATTTCTTCCCGGTAAAGCAACTAAATTTTTGACCATAAAGAAAACTGGTCCTGTGAACCTAACTTCAAGCACCTTCATGTCATGAATTATGAAGTTATTGAAACTAATTTCTTCCCAGTAAAGCAACTTAACTTTTGACCTCAAAGAAAACTAGTTCTGTGAACCTAAGTACCTTCACGTCATGAATTATGAAGTTTATTGGTGTTATATAGAGAAACTTGCAGTTTATTAAATGTTTTTTAAAGCTGAAAAACTCTTAATGGTGTTAAATTGCTAATACTAGAGAAGGACTATGTAAAAGTTTACTTGCTTTCCTAAGCTAGTTTGAGTAATATCTTCGAACTAATGCTTGCTAATGCTTTGCAATTGGTCAGCGGATATTCAAGGTCGAAAGCCTTGAAGAAACAGCCCAGGATGACTTCCAGAAGCTTGCATCCGCTGTCTACCTGCAAGTGAGCACCATTAGTCAGGCACTGATCTTTGTGACAAGATCACGTAGTTGGTCCTTTGTTGAGCGACCTGGTTTCTTGCTTGTGACTGCTTTCTTGGTTGCTCAGCTGGTAAGTTGGCTTTGTTCGATGTGCTTGCTTTATGAACTCTTTTTTCGACTTTGTCATCATCTAATACCATGTGCTTTTGCAGATTGCTACTCTGATAGCTGTATATGCCGACTGGGGCTTTACTGCAATTAAGGGGATTGGGTGGGGCTGGGCTGGTGTCATTTGGCTTTACAACATAGTCTTCTACTTCCCACTGGATATCATAAAGTTCCTGATCCGCTATGCTCTGAGCGGGAGGGCATGGGATCTCGTCATCGAACAAAGAGTAATTAATATACGCTTCAGAAACTaataactataattttttttcactGAATTCTAAATGACTGAATAATTTGTTCTTGCAGATTGCTTTCACGAGACAGAAGGATTTTGGAAAGGAAGCAAGAGAGCTCAAGTGGGCACATGCTCAGAGAACATTGCATGGTCTTCAACCACCTGATACCAAGATGTTCGGTGACAGGAGCAGCTTCACAGAGTTAAATCAGATTGCAGAAGAGGCCAGACGGAGAGCTGAGATTGCGAGGTAGGACTATAGACATTATGCATTTCATCAACTACAGCATGTTGCGTTTTTTGCTTATTTATCGTTCGATGACAATTCAACCAGTATCGAAACATGTATGTGGTCGAGAATTCCCATTTGCTTACGATACATGGTTATTGAATTGAACATTGTACTTTGCCACACTCCAATTACCTGAACAACTAAATATGCTGATTTTTGCTCTCAACTTGTAGGCTGAGGGAACTGAACACTCTCAAAGGGCATATGGAATCCGTTGTAAGATTGAAGGGCTTGGATATAGACACGATTCAGCAAGCTTACACGGTATGATTCCCAGGTTGTGATATCAAAGGGTTGCAAGCCAGCCACCGATATCGGTCAAATCATCCACCAATGCCGCTGCTGCAGTTGTCTGAAGAGTGAATATGAGTGAAATTTTTGCTACCAAGTTGTGACATCATCCTATGCCTGACCTGATGCAAATTTACATATCATGATGATTATGTAGAACCTCTGTTTTCCATTACGTGTATCTTGTCGAGTGCGATGGTTTTGTCTCATCAGCCATTTTGCTTCTCATTCATCAGTATCCTTTTGGTTTCTGATTTCTGTGGAGTTCCTTCTCAAAGAAATCAAAGTGATAAGTGTTGGGAAGCAACTGCATGTGCTTCAAGATGTCATCAATCACTTGAATGCGTGAAGCACATGGGGTGATGGTTTGAGCATCCTACTTTCTGATGCCACTTTGTGATTTGCATGTGATGTGATCCTACTTGGTTGTGGTTGTGGCCAATATCTCCGAGATGAGTTGGAGTGAAATATTGCTTATAATGATGGTAGGGTCACCATTTTCGATCAACTATTGGACTTGTCACATCAGTAGAACATCTACTATATATTCAGTCATATTGAATGAACCCTTACTCCAAAAAAAAGTTGCCAAATTTGCCAAATTAAATTGATGGTCTAATCATTAGCCGACCTGCCTTGCCTTCGTATCTCAATGAAATGGCATGTTGGTTGATGATAAGAGTATGTACATACGTTGAATCACTTCGAGATTTGTATTGTTATTGCCATAGCATCGTTATGAGAGAGTCAACAGTCCTATGGTTGATGATAAGAGTATGCGTGCAATTCAAGCGTGAGGCTAGGGTGATAGGTGGATTCCTAAGGTTTTGCTGGCATGCAGTGATCGACCCGTAGTCCTTCTGAAGTTTGGTTTGTTTACCGAATGAGGTGTGCCTTGGCCTTGTCTAGTGATACTTCATGTCGTCCCGAATTGCTCTTTAGATGCGTCGAGTCTCACACAATTGATCAGCATTAGGGAATATTCGGACCCGACCCCTTCGACGCTTAAGTCAATAGAGAAAGTGGAGAGGATTTAGTAGAGCTCAGAATAGTTTAAGTTGAGTTTGCCCCCCTCGTTTGGTTTCGAGGGCTAGCTTTTATACCTAATTTGTTGATGGAGGGTGGTCGGCTGCTCATTCCCTCTTTAGTTTCTCATAGGGGTTCATTTATGTCAACAACTAGTGAACACGTCTTCATATCAGTTACATCAGAGAAGGATGTCGGGGGGCATGTCATCTGTCAAGGTGAAGGTATACTTGAAATAGACAAAAGATGGGGATCGGTGCTCGAGGTGTTAGGCCACGCTATCAAAAAATTAATGCTTCTTGCAATTAAGTAGCGACCCCTTCTGAAATCATGGCCGAGGGCaacagtgttaggatcgagagcactaagagaggggggggtgaattagtgcagcggaaatcttacagcaatttaaaagctaaagctgcgttcgtccgataaaaagtgatttcgatataaaagcagaatcacagtgcagtttgcgtctaagcgcaattttgcgtctaagcgcagtttgcgtctaaacacagtttgcgtctaaacacagtttgcgtctaaacacagtttgcgtctaagcgcagtttgcgtctaagcacagtttgcgtctaagcgcagtttgcgtctaaacgcagttttgcgtctaaacgcagttttacgttcaaacgcagttttacgttaaaacgcagttttacgtctaaacgcagttttgcgtctaaacgcagttttgcgtctaaccgcagttttacgtctaaacgcaattttgcgtctaaacgcagttttacgtctaaacgtaattttacgtctaaatgtagttctgcgtctaaaagcagttttgaaccttgaaaagcgttttacgtagaaagcaatttgcagttataaatggaatccgaatgtaagcgtaaactgcagtgtgaagatcgtacgaaaacacgatttacgtttgaatgcagattctgaaagatcagagcttagaaactcgttcgtaaaggcgcagagggcagtagcaatgtaggaggtttgcagtaatgataaagtgctcaaggtaaaagcaaaccagagatttagagtggttcggtcagtcttgacctactccacttttggcttcctccttcgacgaggtcaccgacgtcaactagctgccttccttcaatgggcgaaggctaactgcccttttacagtttctctccttttgacaggctcaggagacaacctttacagatcctttctctcctctctttacaactcaagacttgaagaacagaaggaggagaactttaggactttacacaaatttgagctcttagaatcactgaaaagatcaagaattcggtgtggatctgtatcttttcagtgctgaatgggtggggtatttataggccccaacccagttcaaatttggagctcaaaatgatcaaatcgatcaaatcccagaattctgggatcaggcggttgcacctcttgactggagaggtggcaccgcctggcagagctcgacgactgagctcaggcgattgcacctctctgccagagctcgaagactgagctcgatggttgcaccgcctggcagagctcgaagactgagctcggtggttgcaccgcctggcagagcttgaagtctgagctcggtggttgcatcacctggcagagctcgaaactgagctcaggctgatgcacctctctgccagagctcgaagactgagctcggtggttgcatcacctggcagagctcgagactgagctcaggctgatgcacctctctgccagagctcgaagactgagctcggtggttgcaccgcctggcagagctcgaaacttgagctctggcggtgctacctcttgacagaggaggttgcaccgcccagtctagctcgaagactgagctctgggcggttgcacctcttggctggggcggttgcaccgcccagcctcgcagccctggcggttgcacctcctggctggggcggttgcaccgcccagcctcgcagccctggcggttgcacctcctggtgcaatcagggtccgaatggttcgctccattcggcccaatttgaatcttttcaggggcccaattgccccaagattaagctaatgggatcacctcccattttcaagcttaatcatcgtgctaactacgattaactctaagacaacttctgcagctttgctccgatgcgtcaatcgcttcttccggcgagtttccggcgaacttccgtcgatcatccgataaaccctcggtgatccttctgcggacatccggcatactcctggactttgcgacgatccacttggcgagttccgacgagcttcgcttggcaagcttctggacttctcggatctattctcgctgaacctccgacgaccgtccgaacttccgtcgaactctcgaactcccaacgtgatcatgatcttgactccggcgcaacacctgctacttatcttactctcatcgtagttaatcctgcacacttatctcaacacatagattagataacaaatgacaatttacttcatcatcaaaatccgagattcaacaaacagaTCACTGGTGATCGACGATGCGATCAAGGGAAAGATGAGAGGACGGGTCTAATCGTTGTGTATTGATAGTTAACTTCTCCGGGGATCATGTTCCAACACGCGATCGCATGACAGGATAGTACGAGCTCATGTGTATGTCGATTCCAAGTGAACCATTGGCCTTTTTCTGTGAGTTGCTTATGCCTTTCCTTAGGCAGCTTCTTCAGCCTAGGTGGCGGGGTGACTTGGCAGCACTATTGTTTTCCCTTTCATGTATCTTAATTGAGAAAAGAAATAACTCCGTGACCCTCATAGATCAATAAACTCCCGTTCAAGATCAGATCATAAAGATGCTCGTCCAATTTGTATAATTAACAGCGTAACAAATCCCACCTAAATGTTCTCGAAATTTGCTATTTGAAGATCTCCTTTTAGAGATTATCACCAATAAGAACTATGTTATTTTGATAGCATATGAGTTAGTTATATATACAAGTAGAAAAAATCGTTTTTTTATTCTTTGACAAGGCACTAATGAATCCATCCCTCTACATATATATGGTGTTGTTCTCTGTGTTTTAAGAAAGATTAGTAATACATAATAATTATCAGCATGATTATTAGTAACATATGATAATAGTCTTTAACTTCTTCCCTAATCGAACTCCCAATCACTTGCTGAAGAAGTTATGGTTGAATGCAAAGGTATCATAATGAGGACATCATGATGAACATTTGGGCAACTGTGCTCTTTCATTCATTAATTTTTAAAGGTTTAAACCTCATCATCAGTTTATTTTATATCTAAAACATTAATATCATGATtcttacaagacatacttatcaaGTTTAATATGAGGGTTAGAAGCTTCATCAATAGAtttataaatcaataaatttataGAAACATTAGCTAGCTTAATTGATCAAGACCTAACAAGGAGGAAAactctaagaaaaaaaataataaagatgGCTTGAGCAAACTTTTAGATTCAATGCAAAGAGATACAAGCCACAAAACCAAATTAGAATCACATCACAAGAACGTGAGATGCTCAAACTACCACCCCATGTGTTTCCTGTGATTGATGCAATCATGAAGCACCTGCAGTTGCTTGCTATCATTTATTGCTTTGATTTGCTTGACAGCCAACTCCAAAGATATCAGAAATCAAAAGGATGCTGATGAATGAGAATGGGGCAAAATGACTGTCGTTAAAACAAGAGACAAACCGTCAGCCTCATACAATGCACACAGTTGGAAAACAAAGGTTCTACACGATCACCATGATATATAAAATTGCAGGAGGTCAGGTGTAGGATGATGGATTTCAACTCGGATAGTGAAGATTTCACTCACTTCACTCTTCAAACAACAGCAGAAGCATATGTGGATGATTCAGCCGAACTCAGTGGCTGGCTTACAGCCCTCTGGCATCGCAACCTGGGAATCATACCGTGTAGGCTTGCTGAATTGTGTCTATATCCAAGCCCTTCAACCTTACCACAGACTCCACATGTCCTTTGAGAGTGTGTAGTTCCCTCAGCCTACAAGTAGGGAGCAAGAATCCACATATTTAGTTGTTGAGCCAGTAGGAGTACAGCAAAGTACAAAACTAGATTCAACAACCATGCATCATCAGCAAATCAGAATTGTCAACCGCATACATGTTTCGGTACTTGGTAGAAATAGCATCTAGTGAGAAATAAACACAAACTGATAAAATGCATAAGGTCTTTAGTCCTACCTTGCGATCTCAGCTCTCCTTTTGGCCTCTTCTGCCATCTGGTTTAGCTCTGTAACACTGCTCCTGTCGCCAAACATCTTGGTGTCAGGTGGTTGCAGACCATGCAATGTTCTCTGAGCATGTGCCCACTTGAGCTCCCTTGCTTCCTTTCCAAAATCCTTCTGTCTCGTGAAAGCAATCTGCAAGAACAAATTATTCAGTCATTTAGAATTCAGTGAAAACGAATTATAGTTATTAGTTTCTGAGGCATATATTAATTACTCTTTGTTCGATGACAAGATCCCATGCCCTCCCGCTCAGAGCATAGCGGATCAGGAACTTTATGATATCCAGTGGAAAGTAGAAGATTATGTTGTAAAGCCAAATAACACCAGCCCATCCCCATCCGATCCCTTTAATTGCAGAAAAGCTCCAGTCGGCATACACAGCTATCAGAGTAGCAATCTACACAAGCACTTGGTCATATAAAGGCCGATGAAGTTCATTCACAAAGCACATTGAAACCAAGCCAAGGAAAACCTTACCAGCTGAGCAACCAAGAAAGCAGTCACAAGCAAGAAACCAGGCCGCTCAACAAAGGACCAACTGCGTGATCTTGTCACAAAGATCAGTGCCTGACTAATGGTGCTCACTTGTAGGTAGACCGCAGATGCCAGCTTTTGAAAGTCATCCTGGGCTGTTTTCTCAAGACTTTCAACCTTGAAAATCCGCTGATCAATTACAAGGCAGAAGCAAGCATTAGTTGGAAGGTATTACCCAAATTAGCTTCAGAAAGCAAGTAAAGTTTTCTATGGTTCTTTGGTATTAGCAAATTTATACCATTAAGTTTTTCAGCTTTAAAAGACATTTAATGAACTGGAGGCTTCTATAGATAACACCAACAATGCACTAGTTTTCTTTGTGGTCAAAACAATTAGTTGCTTTACCGGGAAGAAATTAGTTTTATAAGCAGCCCAAAAGAAAATGACTGTCATCATTGCCAAGTAACCACCCAGAATGATTCCAGTTGCAAAAATCTCAGCAAGTTTCCAGCTGTCAGGAAGAGGAGATGGTTTGACCCTGTctttcgatatggtcattatggtaCCTGACATAATCATCAATGAAGAGTTTAACATGAAAGGACAATTATATGGTAGAAACTACAAAATTATGCATTGGAATTATCACAATCGACAGTCCTAGTCCAATGGTGAAAGATAGAACTATAAAGTCACTATTAAGCAAAAAAAGGAAACAGCATGTAAAAGCATTACCATCATTGAGAATTGCAATGATAAGGACCATAAAAGGTGGAAAGTCAAACTT
Above is a genomic segment from Musa acuminata AAA Group cultivar baxijiao chromosome BXJ3-4, Cavendish_Baxijiao_AAA, whole genome shotgun sequence containing:
- the LOC135634746 gene encoding plasma membrane ATPase 1-like, with the protein product MGEKDGLKEAVDMDALLKEAVDLENIPLEEVFENLRCTREGLTTQQAEERLAIFGHNKLEEKKESKILKFLGFMWNPLSWVMEAAAVMAIALANGGGKPPDWQDFVGIITLLVINSTISFIEENNAGNAAAALMARLAPKAKVLRDGRWNEEEAAILVPGDIISIKLGDIIPADARLLDGDPLKIDQSALTGESLPVTKGPGDGVYSGSTCKQGELEAVVIATGVHTFFGKAAHLVDSTNQVGHFQKVLTAIGNFCICSIAVGMFVEIIVMYPIQHRAYRPGIDNLLVLLIGGIPIAMPTVLSVTMAIGSHRLAQQGAITKRMTAIEEMAGMDVLCSDKTGTLTLNKLTVDKNLVEVFTKGVSQDTVILMAARASRTENQDAIDTAIVGMLADPKEARDGIQEVHFLPFNPTDKRTALTYIDSEGKMHRVSKGAPEQILNMAHNKTEIERRVHAVIDKFADRGLRSLAVAYQEVPEGRKESPGGPWQFIGLMPLFDPPRHDSAETIRRALNLGVNVKMITGDQLAIGKETGRRLGMGTNMYPSSALLGQNKDESIAALPIDELIEKADGFAGVFPEHKYEIVKRLQARKHICGMTGDGVNDAPALKKADIGIAVADATDAARSASDIVLTEPGLSVIISAVLTSRAIFQRMKNYTIYAVSITIRIVLGFMLLALIWKFDFPPFMVLIIAILNDGTIMTISKDRVKPSPLPDSWKLAEIFATGIILGGYLAMMTVIFFWAAYKTNFFPRIFKVESLEETAQDDFQKLASAVYLQVSTISQALIFVTRSRSWSFVERPGFLLVTAFLVAQLIATLIAVYADWGFTAIKGIGWGWAGVIWLYNIVFYFPLDIIKFLIRYALSGRAWDLVIEQRIAFTRQKDFGKEARELKWAHAQRTLHGLQPPDTKMFGDRSSFTELNQIAEEARRRAEIARLRELNTLKGHMESVVRLKGLDIDTIQQAYTV